The following are encoded in a window of Oncorhynchus keta strain PuntledgeMale-10-30-2019 chromosome 10, Oket_V2, whole genome shotgun sequence genomic DNA:
- the LOC118389404 gene encoding neuroblast differentiation-associated protein AHNAK-like, whose product MAGVRSGRRPSGGLMLEESDKGRLVVSSAVDGSLANQGLKEGDEIVGATINFDQLSKDDVLKILKLMDDNGFDEKVQVLTKNNLCKSMATLDSIKAPEEMLKDSYNRLNAKIVHEKLMKEDSSGQPTASGERGSPNGQVKGKEPRPLWAKPNVRGTDSTVTLDAPGGELSLPNANMSTSDLSLAHLNGSLGADLDVNISDLPSVDLKGSKIDLELADSDIGISSGKIKTPSLGMADFAISGPRVRNPDLDLSAVEMCLSDVSLPDLSTPDIDIPSGKFKLKKPHAELKAPDYDVDAPSGKLKMPKFYVTGLKRTDLGIDDDVKTPKLILKAPKIKGGLDAPDLDLPKVDLKSPKLDVNTPDIDINAPSEKFKMPTFKMPISGLSGPKGPNVGIDRDLDGPDLSLLSSKLKRPDLDVGSPSGKLKIPSLKVTDFGFSGPDVQGPDLEVKTPDLDLSAPKFEGGISPPDLNLPDVDLKGPKLDLNAPDFDIDMPSGKVKVPTLNKPKVDLNAPDLDTDGPSGKLKMPKFNFFGTLPKGRGLDINAGVKSPKLKGGIDAPDMDLPDTDLKAPKLDVNTPDVDIDSPTGKFKLPKIKMPKFVMKRPDVDKDGDLEGPGLNLSAPKLDIEAPSMNLKGPKADLNIPNADFGSPSGNFKMPSFKMPDSGFSGPKVKVHDFEVKTPGLDLSAPKFKGVISPPDLNLTDLKGPKLDLNAPDVNFNVPSGKVNVPTLKKPKVDLNAPDLDINGPSGKLKMPKFGLSGKMPKSTKLNLKSPKIKGGLDSPDMHLSDADLKAPKLDGNPPDFDINAPSGKFKMPKFKIPKFRGLKGPDVDIDGDLEGPDIDINAPTANLKGPKTGLKMPDLKMPDFRLSGPNVDKPDYDLPDIDLSAPKLKGGISPPDLRL is encoded by the exons ATG GCAGGTGTCCGCAGCGGGAGGAGGCCCTCTGGGGGGCTGATGCTGGAGGAATCAGATAAAGGACGATTGGTCGTCTCCAGTGCTGTCGATGGCTCCTTGGCCAATCAGGGGCTCAAGGAAG GAGATGAAATTGTGGGTGCCACAATCAACTTTGACCAACTTTCAAAAGACGACGTGTTGAAAATACTGAAGCTGATGGATGATAATGGATTTGATGAGAAGGTTCAAGTTCTGACAAAAAATAATTTGTGCAAGAGTATGGCGACCTTGGACAGCATCAAAGCACCAGAGGAG ATGCTGAAGGATTCCTATAACAGACTCAATGCCAAAATAGTTCATGAAAAGTTAATGAAAGAGGACAGCTCTGGACAACCTACAGCTTCTGGGGAAAGAGGCTCTCCTAATGGACAGGTGAAAGGCAAGGAACCGAGACCTCTCTGGGCCAAGCCTAATGTCAGAGGAACAGACTCTACAGTGACTCTCGATGCTCCTGGTGGAGAACTTTCATTGCCTAATGCCAACATGAGTACATCAgatctctctctagctcatttGAATGGGTCTTTAGGGGCTGATCTTGATGTCAATATCTCAGATTTACCTTCAGTAGACCTTAAAGGTTCCAAAATAGATCTAGAATTGGCAGATTCAGACATTGGTATCTCATCTGGGAAGATAAAAACACCAAGTCTTGGAATGGCTGACTTTGCTATATCTGGACCAAGAGTTAGGAATCCAGACCTGGACCTTTCAGCGGTTGAGATGTGTCTATCAGACGTCAGTTTGCCTGACCTCAGTACTCCAGATATTGATATACCCTCAGGTAAATTCAAACTAAAGAAACCACATGCAGAACTCAAAGCTCCTGATTACGATGTGGATGCCCCCTCTGGTAAACTGAAGATGCCCAAATTTTACGTTACTGGCCTAAAAAGAACAGATCTGGGAATTGATGATGATGTAAAAACACCAAAACTAATTCTCAAAGCTCCCAAGATAAAAGGCGGACTTGATGCACCTGACTTGGACTTACCCAAAGTCGACCTAAAATCACCTAAATTAGATGTAAACACTCCAGATATTGACATCAACGCACCCTCAGAAAAATTCAAAATGCCAACGTTTAAGATGCCTATATCCGGCCTTTCGGGCCCTAAAGGACCAAATGTTGGCATTGATAGAGACTTGGATGGACCAGATCTGAGCTTATTATCTTCCAAATTAAAACGGCCAGACTTGGATGTTGGTAGCCCATCTGGAAAATTAAAGATACCAAGTCTAAAGGTGACAGACTTTGGCTTCTCGGGGCCAGATGTTCAAGGGCCCGACTTAGAGGTAAAGACTCCAGACTTGGATCTTTCCGCCCCCAAGTTTGAAGGGGGAATTAGTCCCCCAGATTTGAATCTGCCAGATGTGGACCTCAAAGGCCCCAAATTAGACCTCAATGCTCCAGATTTTGACATAGATATGCCCTCAGGTAAAGTCAAAGTACCTACATTGAATAAACCAAAGGTTGATCTGAATGCTCCTGATCTGGACACCGATGGGCCCTCTGGTAAACTGAAAATGCCCAAATTCAATTTCTTTGGCACATTGCCAAAAGGACGAGGTCTAGACATAAATGCAGGTGTGAAATCACCAAAGTTAAAAGGTGGGATTGATGCCCCTGACATGGATTTACCAGACACTGACCTCAAAGCCCCTAAATTAGATGTAAACACTCCAGATGTTGACATTGATTCACCCACAGGGAAATTCAAACTGCCCAAAATTAAGATGCCTAAATTTGTCATGAAAAGACCTGATGTTGACAAAGATGGAGATCTAGAGGGGCCAGGCCTGAACTTGTCTGCACCAAAATTGGACATAGAAGCACCCTCAATGAATCTCAAAGGTCCCAAAGCAGACCTAAACATTCCAAATGCTGATTTTGGAAGTCCATCAGGGAATTTCAAAATGCCAAGTTTCAAGATGCCAGATTCAGGTTTCTCTGGACCAAAGGTTAAAGTGCATGACTTTGAGGTAAAGACTCCAGGCTTAGATCTTTCAGCCCCCAAGTTTAAAGGAGTAATTAGTCCCCCAGATCTGAATCTGACAGATCTCAAAGGCCCCAAACTAGACCTCAATGCACCAGATGTAAACTTTAATGTGCCCTCAG GTAAAGTCAATGTACCTACATTGAAGAAACCAAAGGTTGATCTGAATGCTCCTGATCTGGACATTAACGGCCCCTCTGGTAAACTGAAAATGCCCAAATTTGGTCTGTCTGGTAAAATGCCCAAATCCACTAAACTGAATCTCAAATCCCCAAAGATAAAGGGGGGACTTGATTCCCCAGACATGCATTTATCAGATGCTGACCTCAAAGCCCCTAAACTAGATGGAAATCCCCCCGATTTTGACATCAATGCACCTTCTGGGAAATTCAAAATGCCCAAATTTAAAATACCTAAATTCAGAGGCCTAAAGGGACCAGATGTTGACATTGATGGCGACTTGGAGGGCCCAGATATAGATATCAATGCCCCAACAGCTAACCTCAAAGGTCCCAAAACAGGTCTAAAAATGCCAGATTTGAAGATGCCTGATTTCAGGCTATCTGGGCCAAATGTAGACAAACCTGACTATGACTTACCTGATATTGACCTCTCAGCCCCAAAGCTAAAAGGGGGAATCAGTCCCCCAGATTTGAGACTATAG